The Acropora muricata isolate sample 2 chromosome 7, ASM3666990v1, whole genome shotgun sequence genomic interval GGcctttaaattattttacctcAAGGGTTACAAAAGATCTAAACACACTACGCATATCAAACTAATTAGATAATCATTTTTACATCCTTTAAAAGtatgaaaattgccaaaatatgAAAGTTGCAGATAAATCCATGCCTGGCCCCAGgtgttcaaacggtggatagcgctacccaccggataaatcactgtcGACCGGATAAACacaagcaaaaccaattgagttatccagtggatagtgatttatccagtggatagcgctatccagcgtttgaacaactggggccaggacttgaaattattttacctcGGGGGTAACAAAGATCTAAAGAAACTACGCCTCGACTTTCTAATTTTTTATCAAACTAATTAGATAATCATTTTTACatcttttaaaaatatgaaaattgccaaaatatgAAAGTTGCAGATAAATCTATGCCTGGcctttaaattattttacctcAAGGGTTACAAAAGATCTAAACACACTACGCGTATCCAACTAATTAGATAAtcatttttacatattttaaaaatatgaaactTGCCAATCTTAAAGTTAATCACGTACTTCCAAAAACTCTTATTGTTGAAAAAGCAAATACATAAGCAATAGATCGCATTTTCTAGGGGTTTACCACCATATTAAACCCACGAAGAATGTTCAGGAGAACACAAGAAGAAGCTTGCTAATTTGCATGCCTCCAGCTCGTGATTCACaaactttgcaagtgtccttctAATTTGACAAATGGGTTACTACACCGGCCGGTGAACCTATAGAAGAGAGCTTGAACTGCTTTCATGgagcaatagaccattttacagttgtgtgctgagttgcctggccttcgaatgaaaatgaggctggaggtgacctttggtttgatagaaacttcccagcttttcttatgttaattatgCTGTTCTTATGCTAATTGGTAGCAATTTGCATAAGAAAAGTAGTgaggtttcaatcaaaacaaggtcacctccagccttaCTTTCACTCAAAGACCAGGCAACCAAGCACAgcactgtaaaatggtctattattaCATGTACCATTAGGGGGTCTCTTGAGAAAACATACTTTTGACTACGTGCGATCAAGCTTTGTCTTACTCTTTGCATTCATCCATGATACGACACGCGATCTTTGACTAATGTAAGTGCAAGTGTCCTAGCACAATAATCCATATGTTTTGATCGATCAAAAACCGCCTAGTGTCTCAGATGTTTTACACTGTACTTTAGTGAAACGAAAGAGGTACTATGCGCCTTCCAATCGTTCAGAAACTTATAGTTTAATGTATCAATAAACTGATTGTATCATCGGTGcataaaaatcattttttctcATGAAACTCCAATTTGTTACTTACATTCTTATTGTtctataaaagcaatagaccacacTTTCTACGGGTTCACCCTCTTGTAAAGCAAAGTTTTTCTCGCGTTCTCTAAACATCTCGCCAGCGTGTATTAATAATCTGTAACATAAAACAAGGAAACCACAAAAGACCATTGCACAATGAAACAATATCGGCATAAAGTGCAGAACGTTTCCCTACAGTCCTATCCACCCATTAGATCCACTGTGTGAAAGTGGATCAACTTTAGGAATACCCATAATTAAGGTAACACCTCGCCTTTCTTACAAACGTCAGGCTCTAGCAAAgactctgaaatttaaaaacgttCTACTCATTCTTTTGTCATAGCTTCATCTAAAGCGAAAGATCTTAAGCAAGAAAACTAagtaaaaataaagaaactttGACGGTTTTACGAGAATTAGATGTCTGCATATTGCAGTAAAGTTTTACCTCTTCAATAGTACTCCACCAATCTCGCCGGAGCAACTACAACAATAAGATCATGGTGGAAAATAATGAATTCAATAATCCGGAATAATAATGCCATTCAATGGCATACTTTGCGAAGACAAAATGTGACCAAGCGTCTCACTCGCCTTGCTCTGCAAGGGAAAACCACTGGACATAATCCTAATAGACCAATCCCGAATTCTCCTCTTTTAAACCGATTTCAAGTGGtaatattcataacaaagacttcccACACGCTTTTAAATACAAGCTGAAGTAAGCACGGGAATGGCCTGTTGTTTCATTACGCGGCGTTACCGACAAGTAAAACAGCCTGAGAAACCTATTACGCTGTTATGatactgaaaaaaagaaaagaagtaaCTGTTATTACTTGCGCTATTTATGATCGTCTTCcacgaattcaatcttgacgtcatctccgataatttggaatggagcccagtacttcATCTTAGAAAACCCCCGAGATTCACGAAAGTATTTCATAGATTGGTGAACAGCAACACTGGctgtttttccttccttcagatGTTGGTAGAAACGTTTCATGAATATCATGGCAGCCCAGTCATCCAGTGCCCACAGGgacaccaacacagaacgagcaccagctgccaagaaggcacgtgcaatACCGatcacaccctcacccttcaagattctgcctcgtccagtgtgacagcaacttaacaccacaagacgagctcgaataTTGGTGGCTAGTACATcagacatttttaaaatgtaatctTTCTTTCGAGGGAACTTGGAAGTCCATCCGGGGTTGGGAGACAAGGCGATTTCTCCAGTAACTgggtttccgtgggcagcaatgtgaattaaaccaactgacgacatccgtttcatcacttcagcttttgttgcccgTCTCCTTGTTAGAGATCtggtgttgagaattgatgcaatcatttccaCTTCCTTTTGCGCACATGGCAGGGCCGGAAGAGGTTTCCTCAACTCTTTGgtgcacggatttccgaccaaaagcgctcccgtcttcttgtgatggcccTCGGGTAAacttgagatcaattgataaccCGTAAGAGAGGGAGctgtgcgaatcctaatcgattgaATAACTGCTGCCCATGGGGTCAAGCACAGCAcgccatcaggaacaatgaccaactcgtcgtcttgaggtccaagcatgTCAGCAATTGgatcaataactgcatcataaaatggcttaaaaggATTGTCTGAAGGTGACAAAGGTGGATTTCGCACTTCTTCACCCCGCACTTCTCTGACAGACGGGTATTCGTTCTCGAGTTTaccaaatgtgcgatcttcacatctcaCTTTAGCGCCAATTATTGCTAGAGCTGTTTCTAGTAAGACACGAATGGCATCTTGGTCTTCTCCATCACACTCCAGCCTCCCTTGTcggaatacaattttttttcctctgcgCAAAAACCAGATGTTGATAGTAGGTCCTTCAATTCCTAGAAAAATTATTGGTGTAGAAAGCTCTCTTAAGAGGCGCGATATTGTCTCTTTGGTGTCAATTGTGGCAGCTGATAAGGACGAATGAAGATTATATTGAATCAACAATTTGTCAGACAaggtctgcgctcgtccttgttcagcAGCAAATAAGGCGTCATcgatttttccaattttcagcAACGACCTCCATAGCATAAGGTACGTCCTCTCGTTCTGCTCACGAAAGCTTATCTTCCAATTATCTTTAGACCTCAAAAAAGATCTCAAGGAATTGAAGGCACCTACAGCGGAATTAAATTTATCCACAGCGTTTTGAAATTCTTTAAGTGCGAAGTAACCTACaccaatattgtgataagcCTTTCCTACTCCGTGCCGTTCCCCGATTTCATTTGctatttctaaatgtttttTATGACAGTCAATGGCTTCTCGGAAGTGACCCCGTAAGTAGAGAGAATTGCCGAGAGTTCCATTGGCTGCtccttcttcggcccgatcaccgatttcttttgcaattttcaaacgtttttcgtTATACTTAATGGCTTCTttgaagtcacccagtgagagGTAAGCAATGCCGAGGCATCCACAGGCTAGTCCTTCTTCGGGTTGATTACCGATTtctatagcaattttcaaacctttttcaagatactcaatggctttttcatagtcacccagtgaatcgtaagcattaccgagatttctattggcttgtccttctccggcccgatcaccgatttcttttgcaattttcaaatgtttttcatgataacgaATGGCTTtgtgatagtcacccagtaagtAGAAAgaattgccgagatttccataggctcgtccttctccgttccgatcaccgatttcttttgcaattttcaaatcttttttatgATAACGAATGGCTtcttgatagtcacccagtgcctggtaagcattaccgagatttccataggcttgtccttctccgttccgatcaccgatttcttttgcaattttcaaatcttttttatgATAACGAATGGCTtcttgatagtcacccagtgcctggtaagcattaccgagatttccataggctcgtccttctccggcccggtcaccgatttcttttgcaattttcaaatgtttttcctgatactcca includes:
- the LOC136922469 gene encoding tetratricopeptide repeat protein 28-like isoform X6 produces the protein MEDKEYVTEPSEDCQSLNECGVPGREMGERCSSSPPQLGVKLKQAKDIQILPKHWHDVDHRPIDILLVTAEECEFLSCLPFLEQLFKSYIHGIGFVYFGCMGGASGQEKLKVALMMSSKGSETLRGSLTVAQSAIRVLQPKAVVSVGICTSLVSEKVRMGDVVIPSKLISAEGLCTPVSPCFGDLARDAPYGWVAPLKNQGELEVKVHCDCDILSQSLTEKCQYDDILKHYPGAVASETEGKGVYSAAYDANIEWVIVKGVASYFYQGQSSATATSEWMSFASTMAASVVAKMLNDPTVFQKWPHYSQGNIFLTAPGVEKASLGQGSLLLRSGHDLESAIGAQDQERTHIEHGEINENQKRTKVELEEVEGRQGVCCTTAQDQHSLEKYGGRLVKLLICTISLNEKQREEVERSLTVAVQKYLEFNCNPSIEAFTEHLIRVYQLSLVTVGSGSIIFTVECPTLDSLELLWSDYLSGELDKVAERCFGTEDMKRTLNLDRIGLKTIIDEQDYLNCQKALRELPSTCLAGNDGDDRVCTSNRREDYQKAIEYHEHLKIAKEISNRARKGQANGNLGNAYQSPGDYQKAIEYQQKSLKVAIEISDQAGEGIAYGNLGNTYHSLGDYQKAMEYQEKHLKIAKEIGDRAGEGRAYGNLGNAYQALGDYQEAIRYHKKDLKIAKEIGDRNGEGQAYGNLGNAYQALGDYQEAIRYHKKDLKIAKEIGDRNGEGRAYGNLGNSFYLLGDYHKAIRYHEKHLKIAKEIGDRAGEGQANRNLGNAYDSLGDYEKAIEYLEKGLKIAIEIGNQPEEGLACGCLGIAYLSLGDFKEAIKYNEKRLKIAKEIGDRAEEGAANGTLGNSLYLRGHFREAIDCHKKHLEIANEIGERHGVGKAYHNIGVGYFALKEFQNAVDKFNSAVGAFNSLRSFLRSKDNWKISFREQNERTYLMLWRSLLKIGKIDDALFAAEQGRAQTLSDKLLIQYNLHSSLSAATIDTKETISRLLRELSTPIIFLGIEGPTINIWFLRRGKKIVFRQGRLECDGEDQDAIRVLLETALAIIGAKVRCEDRTFGKLENEYPSVREVRGEEVRNPPLSPSDNPFKPFYDAVIDPIADMLGPQDDELVIVPDGVLCLTPWAAVIQSIRIRTAPSLTGYQLISSLPEGHHKKTGALLVGNPCTKELRKPLPALPCAQKEVEMIASILNTRSLTRRRATKAEVMKRMSSVGLIHIAAHGNPVTGEIALSPNPGWTSKFPRKKDYILKMSDVLATNIRARLVVLSCCHTGRGRILKGEGVIGIARAFLAAGARSVLVSLWALDDWAAMIFMKRFYQHLKEGKTASVAVHQSMKYFRESRGFSKMKYWAPFQIIGDDVKIEFVEDDHK
- the LOC136922469 gene encoding tetratricopeptide repeat protein 28-like isoform X3, producing the protein MEDKEYVTEPSEDCQSLNECGVPGREMGERCSSSPPQLGVKLKQAKDIQILPKHWHDVDHRPIDILLVTAEECEFLSCLPFLEQLFKSYIHGIGFVYFGCMGGASGQEKLKVALMMSSKGSETLRGSLTVAQSAIRVLQPKAVVSVGICTSLVSEKVRMGDVVIPSKLISAEGLCTPVSPCFGDLARDAPYGWVAPLKNQGELEVKVHCDCDILSQSLTEKCQYDDILKHYPGAVASETEGKGVYSAAYDANIEWVIVKGVASYFYQGQSSATATSEWMSFASTMAASVVAKMLNDPTVFQKWPHYSQGVEKASLGQGSLLLRSGHDLESAIGAQEDQERTHIEHGEINENQNRTKVELGEVEENQKRTKVELEEVEGRQGVCCTTAQDQHSLEKYGGRLVKLLICTISLNEKQREEVERSLTVAVQKYLEFNCNPSIEAFTEHLIRVYQLSLVTVGSGSIIFTVECPTLDSLELLWSDYLSGELDKVAERCFGTEDMKRTLNLDRIGLKTIIDEQDYLNCQKALRELPSTCLAGNDGDDRVCTSNRREDYQKAIEYHEHLKIAKEISNRARKGQANGNLGNAYQSPGDYQKAIEYQQKSLKVAIEISDQAGEGIAYGNLGNTYHSLGDYQKAMEYQEKHLKIAKEIGDRAGEGRAYGNLGNAYQALGDYQEAIRYHKKDLKIAKEIGDRNGEGQAYGNLGNAYQALGDYQEAIRYHKKDLKIAKEIGDRNGEGRAYGNLGNSFYLLGDYHKAIRYHEKHLKIAKEIGDRAGEGQANRNLGNAYDSLGDYEKAIEYLEKGLKIAIEIGNQPEEGLACGCLGIAYLSLGDFKEAIKYNEKRLKIAKEIGDRAEEGAANGTLGNSLYLRGHFREAIDCHKKHLEIANEIGERHGVGKAYHNIGVGYFALKEFQNAVDKFNSAVGAFNSLRSFLRSKDNWKISFREQNERTYLMLWRSLLKIGKIDDALFAAEQGRAQTLSDKLLIQYNLHSSLSAATIDTKETISRLLRELSTPIIFLGIEGPTINIWFLRRGKKIVFRQGRLECDGEDQDAIRVLLETALAIIGAKVRCEDRTFGKLENEYPSVREVRGEEVRNPPLSPSDNPFKPFYDAVIDPIADMLGPQDDELVIVPDGVLCLTPWAAVIQSIRIRTAPSLTGYQLISSLPEGHHKKTGALLVGNPCTKELRKPLPALPCAQKEVEMIASILNTRSLTRRRATKAEVMKRMSSVGLIHIAAHGNPVTGEIALSPNPGWTSKFPRKKDYILKMSDVLATNIRARLVVLSCCHTGRGRILKGEGVIGIARAFLAAGARSVLVSLWALDDWAAMIFMKRFYQHLKEGKTASVAVHQSMKYFRESRGFSKMKYWAPFQIIGDDVKIEFVEDDHK
- the LOC136922469 gene encoding tetratricopeptide repeat protein 28-like isoform X5, with product MEDKEYVTEPSEDCQSLNECGVPGREMGERCSSSPPQLGVKLKQAKDIQILPKHWHDVDHRPIDILLVTAEECEFLSCLPFLEQLFKSYIHGIGFVYFGCMGGASGQEKLKVALMMSSKGSETLRGSLTVAQSAIRVLQPKAVVSVGICTSLVSEKVRMGDVVIPSKLISAEGLCTPVSPCFGDLARDAPYGWVAPLKNQGELEVKVHCDCDILSQSLTEKCQYDDILKHYPGAVASETEGKGVYSAAYDANIEWVIVKGVASYFYQGQSSATATSEWMSFASTMAASVVAKMLNDPTVFQKWPHYSQGNIFLTAPGVEKASLGQGSLLLRSGHDLESAIGAQEDQERTHIEHGEINENQKRTKVELEEVEGRQGVCCTTAQDQHSLEKYGGRLVKLLICTISLNEKQREEVERSLTVAVQKYLEFNCNPSIEAFTEHLIRVYQLSLVTVGSGSIIFTVECPTLDSLELLWSDYLSGELDKVAERCFGTEDMKRTLNLDRIGLKTIIDEQDYLNCQKALRELPSTCLAGNDGDDRVCTSNRREDYQKAIEYHEHLKIAKEISNRARKGQANGNLGNAYQSPGDYQKAIEYQQKSLKVAIEISDQAGEGIAYGNLGNTYHSLGDYQKAMEYQEKHLKIAKEIGDRAGEGRAYGNLGNAYQALGDYQEAIRYHKKDLKIAKEIGDRNGEGQAYGNLGNAYQALGDYQEAIRYHKKDLKIAKEIGDRNGEGRAYGNLGNSFYLLGDYHKAIRYHEKHLKIAKEIGDRAGEGQANRNLGNAYDSLGDYEKAIEYLEKGLKIAIEIGNQPEEGLACGCLGIAYLSLGDFKEAIKYNEKRLKIAKEIGDRAEEGAANGTLGNSLYLRGHFREAIDCHKKHLEIANEIGERHGVGKAYHNIGVGYFALKEFQNAVDKFNSAVGAFNSLRSFLRSKDNWKISFREQNERTYLMLWRSLLKIGKIDDALFAAEQGRAQTLSDKLLIQYNLHSSLSAATIDTKETISRLLRELSTPIIFLGIEGPTINIWFLRRGKKIVFRQGRLECDGEDQDAIRVLLETALAIIGAKVRCEDRTFGKLENEYPSVREVRGEEVRNPPLSPSDNPFKPFYDAVIDPIADMLGPQDDELVIVPDGVLCLTPWAAVIQSIRIRTAPSLTGYQLISSLPEGHHKKTGALLVGNPCTKELRKPLPALPCAQKEVEMIASILNTRSLTRRRATKAEVMKRMSSVGLIHIAAHGNPVTGEIALSPNPGWTSKFPRKKDYILKMSDVLATNIRARLVVLSCCHTGRGRILKGEGVIGIARAFLAAGARSVLVSLWALDDWAAMIFMKRFYQHLKEGKTASVAVHQSMKYFRESRGFSKMKYWAPFQIIGDDVKIEFVEDDHK
- the LOC136922469 gene encoding tetratricopeptide repeat protein 28-like isoform X1, whose product is MEDKEYVTEPSEDCQSLNECGVPGREMGERCSSSPPQLGVKLKQAKDIQILPKHWHDVDHRPIDILLVTAEECEFLSCLPFLEQLFKSYIHGIGFVYFGCMGGASGQEKLKVALMMSSKGSETLRGSLTVAQSAIRVLQPKAVVSVGICTSLVSEKVRMGDVVIPSKLISAEGLCTPVSPCFGDLARDAPYGWVAPLKNQGELEVKVHCDCDILSQSLTEKCQYDDILKHYPGAVASETEGKGVYSAAYDANIEWVIVKGVASYFYQGQSSATATSEWMSFASTMAASVVAKMLNDPTVFQKWPHYSQGNIFLTAPGVEKASLGQGSLLLRSGHDLESAIGAQEDQERTHIEHGEINENQNRTKVELGEVEENQKRTKVELEEVEGRQGVCCTTAQDQHSLEKYGGRLVKLLICTISLNEKQREEVERSLTVAVQKYLEFNCNPSIEAFTEHLIRVYQLSLVTVGSGSIIFTVECPTLDSLELLWSDYLSGELDKVAERCFGTEDMKRTLNLDRIGLKTIIDEQDYLNCQKALRELPSTCLAGNDGDDRVCTSNRREDYQKAIEYHEHLKIAKEISNRARKGQANGNLGNAYQSPGDYQKAIEYQQKSLKVAIEISDQAGEGIAYGNLGNTYHSLGDYQKAMEYQEKHLKIAKEIGDRAGEGRAYGNLGNAYQALGDYQEAIRYHKKDLKIAKEIGDRNGEGQAYGNLGNAYQALGDYQEAIRYHKKDLKIAKEIGDRNGEGRAYGNLGNSFYLLGDYHKAIRYHEKHLKIAKEIGDRAGEGQANRNLGNAYDSLGDYEKAIEYLEKGLKIAIEIGNQPEEGLACGCLGIAYLSLGDFKEAIKYNEKRLKIAKEIGDRAEEGAANGTLGNSLYLRGHFREAIDCHKKHLEIANEIGERHGVGKAYHNIGVGYFALKEFQNAVDKFNSAVGAFNSLRSFLRSKDNWKISFREQNERTYLMLWRSLLKIGKIDDALFAAEQGRAQTLSDKLLIQYNLHSSLSAATIDTKETISRLLRELSTPIIFLGIEGPTINIWFLRRGKKIVFRQGRLECDGEDQDAIRVLLETALAIIGAKVRCEDRTFGKLENEYPSVREVRGEEVRNPPLSPSDNPFKPFYDAVIDPIADMLGPQDDELVIVPDGVLCLTPWAAVIQSIRIRTAPSLTGYQLISSLPEGHHKKTGALLVGNPCTKELRKPLPALPCAQKEVEMIASILNTRSLTRRRATKAEVMKRMSSVGLIHIAAHGNPVTGEIALSPNPGWTSKFPRKKDYILKMSDVLATNIRARLVVLSCCHTGRGRILKGEGVIGIARAFLAAGARSVLVSLWALDDWAAMIFMKRFYQHLKEGKTASVAVHQSMKYFRESRGFSKMKYWAPFQIIGDDVKIEFVEDDHK
- the LOC136922469 gene encoding tetratricopeptide repeat protein 28-like isoform X7; its protein translation is MEDKEYVTEPSEDCQSLNECGVPGREMGERCSSSPPQLGVKLKQAKDIQILPKHWHDVDHRPIDILLVTAEECEFLSCLPFLEQLFKSYIHGIGFVYFGCMGGASGQEKLKVALMMSSKGSETLRGSLTVAQSAIRVLQPKAVVSVGICTSLVSEKVRMGDVVIPSKLISAEGLCTPVSPCFGDLARDAPYGWVAPLKNQGELEVKVHCDCDILSQSLTEKCQYDDILKHYPGAVASETEGKGVYSAAYDANIEWVIVKGVASYFYQGQSSATATSEWMSFASTMAASVVAKMLNDPTVFQKWPHYSQGRQGVCCTTAQDQHSLEKYGGRLVKLLICTISLNEKQREEVERSLTVAVQKYLEFNCNPSIEAFTEHLIRVYQLSLVTVGSGSIIFTVECPTLDSLELLWSDYLSGELDKVAERCFGTEDMKRTLNLDRIGLKTIIDEQDYLNCQKALRELPSTCLAGNDGDDRVCTSNRREDYQKAIEYHEHLKIAKEISNRARKGQANGNLGNAYQSPGDYQKAIEYQQKSLKVAIEISDQAGEGIAYGNLGNTYHSLGDYQKAMEYQEKHLKIAKEIGDRAGEGRAYGNLGNAYQALGDYQEAIRYHKKDLKIAKEIGDRNGEGQAYGNLGNAYQALGDYQEAIRYHKKDLKIAKEIGDRNGEGRAYGNLGNSFYLLGDYHKAIRYHEKHLKIAKEIGDRAGEGQANRNLGNAYDSLGDYEKAIEYLEKGLKIAIEIGNQPEEGLACGCLGIAYLSLGDFKEAIKYNEKRLKIAKEIGDRAEEGAANGTLGNSLYLRGHFREAIDCHKKHLEIANEIGERHGVGKAYHNIGVGYFALKEFQNAVDKFNSAVGAFNSLRSFLRSKDNWKISFREQNERTYLMLWRSLLKIGKIDDALFAAEQGRAQTLSDKLLIQYNLHSSLSAATIDTKETISRLLRELSTPIIFLGIEGPTINIWFLRRGKKIVFRQGRLECDGEDQDAIRVLLETALAIIGAKVRCEDRTFGKLENEYPSVREVRGEEVRNPPLSPSDNPFKPFYDAVIDPIADMLGPQDDELVIVPDGVLCLTPWAAVIQSIRIRTAPSLTGYQLISSLPEGHHKKTGALLVGNPCTKELRKPLPALPCAQKEVEMIASILNTRSLTRRRATKAEVMKRMSSVGLIHIAAHGNPVTGEIALSPNPGWTSKFPRKKDYILKMSDVLATNIRARLVVLSCCHTGRGRILKGEGVIGIARAFLAAGARSVLVSLWALDDWAAMIFMKRFYQHLKEGKTASVAVHQSMKYFRESRGFSKMKYWAPFQIIGDDVKIEFVEDDHK
- the LOC136922469 gene encoding tetratricopeptide repeat protein 28-like isoform X4, which gives rise to MEDKEYVTEPSEDCQSLNECGVPGREMGERCSSSPPQLGVKLKQAKDIQILPKHWHDVDHRPIDILLVTAEECEFLSCLPFLEQLFKSYIHGIGFVYFGCMGGASGQEKLKVALMMSSKGSETLRGSLTVAQSAIRVLQPKAVVSVGICTSLVSEKVRMGDVVIPSKLISAEGLCTPVSPCFGDLARDAPYGWVAPLKNQGELEVKVHCDCDILSQSLTEKCQYDDILKHYPGAVASETEGKGVYSAAYDANIEWVIVKGVASYFYQGQSSATATSEWMSFASTMAASVVAKMLNDPTVFQKWPHYSQGVEKASLGQGSLLLRSGHDLESAIGAQDQERTHIEHGEINENQNRTKVELGEVEENQKRTKVELEEVEGRQGVCCTTAQDQHSLEKYGGRLVKLLICTISLNEKQREEVERSLTVAVQKYLEFNCNPSIEAFTEHLIRVYQLSLVTVGSGSIIFTVECPTLDSLELLWSDYLSGELDKVAERCFGTEDMKRTLNLDRIGLKTIIDEQDYLNCQKALRELPSTCLAGNDGDDRVCTSNRREDYQKAIEYHEHLKIAKEISNRARKGQANGNLGNAYQSPGDYQKAIEYQQKSLKVAIEISDQAGEGIAYGNLGNTYHSLGDYQKAMEYQEKHLKIAKEIGDRAGEGRAYGNLGNAYQALGDYQEAIRYHKKDLKIAKEIGDRNGEGQAYGNLGNAYQALGDYQEAIRYHKKDLKIAKEIGDRNGEGRAYGNLGNSFYLLGDYHKAIRYHEKHLKIAKEIGDRAGEGQANRNLGNAYDSLGDYEKAIEYLEKGLKIAIEIGNQPEEGLACGCLGIAYLSLGDFKEAIKYNEKRLKIAKEIGDRAEEGAANGTLGNSLYLRGHFREAIDCHKKHLEIANEIGERHGVGKAYHNIGVGYFALKEFQNAVDKFNSAVGAFNSLRSFLRSKDNWKISFREQNERTYLMLWRSLLKIGKIDDALFAAEQGRAQTLSDKLLIQYNLHSSLSAATIDTKETISRLLRELSTPIIFLGIEGPTINIWFLRRGKKIVFRQGRLECDGEDQDAIRVLLETALAIIGAKVRCEDRTFGKLENEYPSVREVRGEEVRNPPLSPSDNPFKPFYDAVIDPIADMLGPQDDELVIVPDGVLCLTPWAAVIQSIRIRTAPSLTGYQLISSLPEGHHKKTGALLVGNPCTKELRKPLPALPCAQKEVEMIASILNTRSLTRRRATKAEVMKRMSSVGLIHIAAHGNPVTGEIALSPNPGWTSKFPRKKDYILKMSDVLATNIRARLVVLSCCHTGRGRILKGEGVIGIARAFLAAGARSVLVSLWALDDWAAMIFMKRFYQHLKEGKTASVAVHQSMKYFRESRGFSKMKYWAPFQIIGDDVKIEFVEDDHK
- the LOC136922469 gene encoding tetratricopeptide repeat protein 28-like isoform X2, giving the protein MEDKEYVTEPSEDCQSLNECGVPGREMGERCSSSPPQLGVKLKQAKDIQILPKHWHDVDHRPIDILLVTAEECEFLSCLPFLEQLFKSYIHGIGFVYFGCMGGASGQEKLKVALMMSSKGSETLRGSLTVAQSAIRVLQPKAVVSVGICTSLVSEKVRMGDVVIPSKLISAEGLCTPVSPCFGDLARDAPYGWVAPLKNQGELEVKVHCDCDILSQSLTEKCQYDDILKHYPGAVASETEGKGVYSAAYDANIEWVIVKGVASYFYQGQSSATATSEWMSFASTMAASVVAKMLNDPTVFQKWPHYSQGNIFLTAPGVEKASLGQGSLLLRSGHDLESAIGAQDQERTHIEHGEINENQNRTKVELGEVEENQKRTKVELEEVEGRQGVCCTTAQDQHSLEKYGGRLVKLLICTISLNEKQREEVERSLTVAVQKYLEFNCNPSIEAFTEHLIRVYQLSLVTVGSGSIIFTVECPTLDSLELLWSDYLSGELDKVAERCFGTEDMKRTLNLDRIGLKTIIDEQDYLNCQKALRELPSTCLAGNDGDDRVCTSNRREDYQKAIEYHEHLKIAKEISNRARKGQANGNLGNAYQSPGDYQKAIEYQQKSLKVAIEISDQAGEGIAYGNLGNTYHSLGDYQKAMEYQEKHLKIAKEIGDRAGEGRAYGNLGNAYQALGDYQEAIRYHKKDLKIAKEIGDRNGEGQAYGNLGNAYQALGDYQEAIRYHKKDLKIAKEIGDRNGEGRAYGNLGNSFYLLGDYHKAIRYHEKHLKIAKEIGDRAGEGQANRNLGNAYDSLGDYEKAIEYLEKGLKIAIEIGNQPEEGLACGCLGIAYLSLGDFKEAIKYNEKRLKIAKEIGDRAEEGAANGTLGNSLYLRGHFREAIDCHKKHLEIANEIGERHGVGKAYHNIGVGYFALKEFQNAVDKFNSAVGAFNSLRSFLRSKDNWKISFREQNERTYLMLWRSLLKIGKIDDALFAAEQGRAQTLSDKLLIQYNLHSSLSAATIDTKETISRLLRELSTPIIFLGIEGPTINIWFLRRGKKIVFRQGRLECDGEDQDAIRVLLETALAIIGAKVRCEDRTFGKLENEYPSVREVRGEEVRNPPLSPSDNPFKPFYDAVIDPIADMLGPQDDELVIVPDGVLCLTPWAAVIQSIRIRTAPSLTGYQLISSLPEGHHKKTGALLVGNPCTKELRKPLPALPCAQKEVEMIASILNTRSLTRRRATKAEVMKRMSSVGLIHIAAHGNPVTGEIALSPNPGWTSKFPRKKDYILKMSDVLATNIRARLVVLSCCHTGRGRILKGEGVIGIARAFLAAGARSVLVSLWALDDWAAMIFMKRFYQHLKEGKTASVAVHQSMKYFRESRGFSKMKYWAPFQIIGDDVKIEFVEDDHK